Proteins co-encoded in one Sphingopyxis sp. BE259 genomic window:
- a CDS encoding DMT family transporter produces MRPDSPSPVIPFLIACAGIATFSAMDVLMKGLSIDIGAYNAVLWRTGAGTILSGALYFASRPAMPNRATLRIHAVRSLFVAGMAVSFFWALARLPMAEAIAIAFIAPLVALYMAAIFLGERIGPRSILASLLGLAGVIVIVGGKLGRGDYAPEALWAVAAVVGSALLYAYNLILARRQAKMAEPMEIAFFQNGFVALILALGAPWWLAVPGGEQALPIIGAAMLAVTSLLLLSWAYARAETQILATTEYSGFLWAILFGWMFFAEAVTWPTIAGAVLIVLGCLIVARKVPHDDPVEPAAA; encoded by the coding sequence ATGCGCCCCGATTCGCCCTCCCCCGTCATCCCGTTCCTGATCGCCTGCGCGGGCATCGCGACCTTTTCGGCGATGGATGTGCTGATGAAGGGGCTGTCGATCGACATCGGCGCGTATAACGCAGTGCTGTGGCGGACCGGCGCCGGGACGATCCTTAGCGGCGCGCTTTATTTCGCCTCGCGCCCTGCGATGCCCAACCGCGCAACGCTCCGCATCCACGCCGTCCGCTCGCTGTTTGTTGCAGGTATGGCAGTCAGCTTTTTCTGGGCGCTGGCGCGGCTGCCGATGGCGGAGGCGATCGCGATCGCCTTTATCGCACCGCTCGTCGCCCTCTATATGGCGGCGATCTTCCTTGGCGAACGCATCGGCCCGCGCTCGATCCTCGCCTCGCTGCTCGGCCTGGCCGGGGTGATCGTGATCGTCGGCGGCAAGCTGGGGCGCGGCGACTATGCGCCCGAGGCATTGTGGGCGGTCGCCGCGGTGGTCGGCTCGGCGCTGCTATACGCCTATAACCTCATTCTCGCGCGGCGGCAGGCCAAGATGGCCGAACCGATGGAGATCGCCTTTTTCCAGAACGGCTTCGTCGCGCTGATCCTCGCGCTCGGCGCGCCGTGGTGGCTGGCGGTTCCCGGCGGCGAGCAGGCACTGCCGATCATCGGCGCCGCTATGCTCGCGGTTACCTCGCTGCTCCTGCTCAGCTGGGCCTATGCCCGCGCCGAGACGCAGATTCTGGCGACCACCGAATATAGCGGCTTTCTCTGGGCGATCTTGTTCGGGTGGATGTTCTTCGCCGAAGCAGTGACCTGGCCGACGATCGCCGGGGCGGTGCTGATCGTCCTGGGGTGCCTGATCGTGGCGCGCAAGGTGCCGCACGATGATCCGGTCGAACCGGCGGCGGCTTGA
- a CDS encoding SDR family oxidoreductase: MADRNLAGRTALVTGASRGIGRGIAIGLAEAGADVAVNYTRGEQEAAETVAAIEALGRRAKAYQASVTDEAACAAMVAAVEADFGPMSILINNAGIASRGRSVADTSPEEVDKLFAVHAGGPHRLSRLALPQLRSHARSDIIVISSIATYTHSPNGAPYTMAKAAGEALAYALAKEELANGVRVNIVAPALTVSDMGEKLSRAITGQDDIQHLAAKMPFGRVAVPADVAAAVVWFVSDANSYCSGQKLNIDGAGMATFR; the protein is encoded by the coding sequence ATGGCCGACAGGAACCTCGCGGGCCGCACCGCGCTCGTCACCGGCGCGTCGCGCGGGATCGGGCGCGGCATCGCGATCGGGTTGGCCGAGGCGGGCGCCGACGTCGCGGTCAACTACACCCGCGGCGAACAGGAAGCCGCTGAAACCGTCGCCGCGATCGAGGCGCTGGGCCGCCGCGCCAAGGCCTATCAGGCCTCGGTCACCGACGAGGCCGCCTGCGCCGCGATGGTCGCCGCGGTCGAAGCCGATTTCGGACCCATGTCGATCCTGATCAACAACGCCGGCATCGCGAGCCGCGGCCGGTCGGTCGCAGACACCAGCCCCGAAGAAGTCGACAAATTGTTCGCCGTCCATGCCGGTGGCCCCCACCGCCTGAGCCGCCTCGCGCTCCCGCAACTGCGCAGCCACGCCCGCAGCGACATCATCGTCATCTCCAGCATCGCGACCTACACCCACTCGCCCAATGGCGCGCCCTACACGATGGCCAAGGCCGCGGGCGAAGCGCTCGCTTATGCCTTGGCCAAGGAGGAACTCGCCAACGGCGTCCGCGTCAACATCGTCGCCCCCGCGCTGACCGTCAGCGACATGGGCGAAAAACTGTCGCGCGCCATCACCGGCCAGGACGACATCCAGCATCTCGCCGCCAAAATGCCCTTTGGCCGCGTCGCCGTCCCCGCCGATGTCGCCGCCGCAGTGGTGTGGTTCGTCAGCGATGCGAACAGCTATTGCTCGGGGCAAAAGCTCAACATCGACGGCGCGGGGATGGCGACGTTTCGGTGA